CCGTGGGCAAAAACTTTCACAAATGGCAATCGGTTGGTTATTAGCTCAACAAAGTATAACTTCTGTTTTGGTGGGTGCTAGTTCATCTGATCAATTGAAGGAAAATGTAAAAGCACTAGAAAACTTGACATTTTCAAAGAAAGAATTAGAACTTATTGAAGATGTTTTGAAATTTTCTGCAACTTAATACTACACCCATAATAATTTAATCAATTTTAAAATAGCGTTTGGGCACCCCTCCTAAAAAAAGGAGGGGAATTAAGTTTTACAATAATTTAGATACTTAATAGTTTATTCATGATGATAAGGTTCATTCTTTAATATGGTAAACGCTCTATACAATTGTTCTACTACAAATAATCGAATCATTTGATGCGAAAAGGTCATTTTTGACAAGGCTATTTTTCCTTGTGCTTTTTGATAGACTGCATCTGAAAATCCGTAAGGCCCACCAATGACCAATACCAATTGTTTGATACCAGAATTCATTTTCTTTTGTAAAAATTTTGAGAACTGTATCGATCTAAACTCCTGTCCTTTTTCATCTAATAAAACCAATACATCCGTTGGAGATAACTGTTGTAAAATTAGCTCTCCTTCCTTTTCTTTTTGTTGATTTTCCGTTAAATTTTTCGCCTTTTTAATATCAGGAATAATTTCTAAATCAAAATTAATATAATGCTTTAATCGCTTTTGATACATCGTAATTAAGGCTATTAAATTTTTATCATCCGTTTTACCTATGGCGAGTAATTTTATTTTCATTTTATCAATCTTAATTTAGGAGGTTCAAAAAAACAACATTTTAATAATTTATCGAAGAAAAATTGAAGTGTGAATCAATTTTTCATCAAAATACCTTTCCGAACTTTAATTAGGTAAATATAATCGTTATTTTTACCTCACAAAAATTTGAATATGATAACCGAACAACAATTTAATACAGAATTAGACCTTATTATAAAAAATGCCATTAGAGAAGATGTTGGCGATGGCGACCATAGCTCATTAGCTTGTATTCCATTCAGTGCTAAAGGAAAGGCAAAATTACTAGTAAAAGATGAAGGTGTTATTGCTGGTGTCGAATTTGCTAAAATGGTTTTTAACCATGTAGATTCAAATTTAAAAGTAGAAACGTTAATTGAAGATGGCAGTCATGTAAAGTATGGTGATATCGTATTTTATGTAGAAGGCAGTTCGCAATCCATATTAAAAGCGGAACGCTTAGTTCTAAATGCAATGCAACGTATGAGTGCTATTGCAACAAAAACAAAATCATTTGCAGATTTATTGGAAGGTACAAAAACTAAGATTTTAGATACTAGAAAAACGACACCAGGTATTAGAGCTCTTGAAAAATGGGCTGTTAAAATAGGTGGTGGTGAAAATCATAGATTTGCCTTATATGATATGATTATGCTTAAAGACAATCATATTGATTTTGCTGGTGGAATTACCAAAGCTATCAATAAAACCATACAGTATTTAAATGATACTAACCGTGACTTAAAAATCATTGTAGAAGCTAGAAATCTCCAAGAAATTGAAGAGATACTACAATCCGATGCTGTGTATCGTATTTTAATTGATAATTTTAATTACGATGATACACGTAAAGCAGTTGCCTTAATTGGCGATAAATGCTTAACCGAATCTTCTGGTGGTATTAATGAAAACACCTTACGTAATTATGCAGACTGCGGCGTAGATTATATTTCTTCTGGTGCACTTACCCACTCCGTTTATAATATGGATTTAAGCTTGAAGGCTATATAAATTAATGGCAATCAGATTTATTAAATCCTCTTTACAAAGTCATTGAGGTAGTTTACTCAACCAAAAGGCACATTCACGAAACCTCAATTAATCACTACATTTTTAGCACTTAAATTTGTAAAAAAAAGCACTATGAGACATATTTTTATCACACTATTTATGCTAGCGAGTTTAACTACCTTTTCGCAAACGCTAGTTAGTTCAAAAATTAATACAGTAAAAGTATTTAAGAAAAATGCTGAAATTCAAAGAGAAACCTCAGCCAATTTACATTCAGGAAATCAAGAAATTGTTTTAACCAATATTTCTCCCTACATAAACCCGAATAGCTTACAAGTTCAATTAACTAATGGAAATGATGTAACCTTACTCTCAGCCAAATACCAACGAAATTATTTGATTGAGAAAAAAGATAATCCAGAAATTGAACAACTTAAAATAACGCTAGAAACGAAAAGAGATGAACTTTTATGGATTAACGACCAAAGAGCCATTTATAAGGGAATGGAAGAAATTTTGGGTGCCAATAAAGATTTAGGTGGAGGCAATGCATCGTTTACACCAACGCAAGTAATAAACCTTGTGAATTCATATAAAGAGAAACAATTAGAAATAAAAAAAGAATTAATTAAATTAACGAAACAAGAGTTAGTTATAAACAAAGAATATACACAAACACAAAACCAGTTAAATGAACTAAATAGTGCAAGTAGCAGCAGCCCTACTGGTAATATTGTACTACAACTTACTTCTAAAAAAGCGACCAACACAAAAATAAAATTTACTTATATCGTAAGTAATGCAGGTTGGACTCCCTTATACGATTTACGTTCAAACGGAATTGAAAACAATGTCCAATTAAAATACAAAGCCAATGTATTTCAAAGCACAAACATTGACTGGAAAGATGCTGATCTTACCATATCTACTGGAAACCCAGTACAAAACAACGATAGACCAATATTAAGTCCCTTGTACGCAAGTGTTTATGTACCTGCACCACCAATCATGTATGATGAAAGTGATAATCTAGAAGAAATAGTTGCTTCACCAATAGAGGGGCAAATGAATATGTTGTCAAAGTCAAGTTCAAAAAGAATAGAAGAAAAATTTGATGACGGCTACAATTACAACACGCAAGTGGATGAAAATCAATTAAGTACAGAATTTAAAATTCAAAACAAACAAACTATTAAAAGTGATGGTAAAGAACAAATTTTACCTCTAGAATCTTATGAACTAGACACGGAGTATGTTTATCATACCGTTCCTAAAAAAGATAAAGGAGTTTATTTACTAGCCAAAATTAGTAATTGGGGAAAATACAATCTTGTTTCTGGTGCGGCAAATCTATTTTTTGAAGGTGCCTATGTAGGTAAATCTTACATAAATACTAATGTTACTTCAGAAGAATTATTTCTCTCATTAGGAAGAGATAACAATATTAATGTAAGCAGAGAGTCTTTACAAGAATACACTTCTTCTAAATTTGTTGGTAGTAATAAAAAAGAAACTTTTGGCTATGAAATTACTGTGAAAAACAAAAAGAACATCAAAATAGATATCGAAATTCTAGATCAAATCCCCGTATCTAGAAATAAAAGTATTGAAGTTGAACTTTTAGAAAAAAGCAATGCTGAATTTGACGCTGAAATTGGAAAATTGTTATGGAAGCTAACCTTAAATCCCGGAGCGTCAAAAACGGTTAAGCTAAATTATTCCGTAAAATATCCTAAGAAAGAAACTGTAACCGGTATTAAATAAAAATATCAAAAAGAGTCCATCTCTAACTTTCTCAAGAATTAGGGTTGGACTTTATTTTGCACTCTCCTTCAACATAGGTACAAACCTAAAATCTCCAAACTCGTGTTTCTCAAATTCCTTTTCGCTATTCCGAATAAAGAGCGTCATAACTTGTACATCATCACCAACTGGAATAACTAACCTACCTCCTATTTTTAATTGACTTAATAGTGGTTTCGGCACAAAAGGAGCACCGGCGGTAACGATAATCTTATCAAAAGGAGCAAATTCAGGCCAACCTTTATACCCATCACCATATTTCAGCTTTTTAGCAACATAACCAACTTTAGGTAAGAACTTCTTAGTTTTTTCAAACAGTTCTTTTTGACGTTCGATACTGTATACTTCAGCTTTTAAATCTACCAAAACGGCAGTTTGATAACCAGAACCTGTACCTATCTCTAACACTTTGTCTTTTGGCTCTATTTGCAACAGTTCCGTTTGAAATGCAACAGTATAAGGTTGTGAAATGGTTTGATCAGCTGCTATAGGAAATGCTTTATCTTGATAAGCAAAATCAATAAATCCAGAATCCATAAATAAATGTCTCGGGATTTTTGATATCGCGTCAAGCACATTTTTATCTTTTATGCCTTTACTTTTAACCGTTTTAACTAACTGGTTACGAAGTCCTTTGTGTTTGGGGTTGTCTTGCCTCATAATTTTACCAAAGTAAATAAATATTCTCATAAAAAAACAATTAAAAAAGTGTTATTTACTACCTTTGTTTAAAATCTTAATTTATGCTTAAAGTTGGTGTGTTAGGTGCTGGGCATCTTGGTAAAATTCATTTAAAATTATTACAAGAATCAAAAGAATATGATTTGGTCGGGTTTTACGATGCTGACATAGAAAATGCAAAAAAAGTTTCTGAAGAATTTGGATATAAATTTTTCCCTACAGTAACAGAATTGATTGATGTGGTTGAAGTAATTGATATTGTTACCCCTACACTTTCACATTTTAATTGTGCAGAAGAAGCGATTACTAAAGGTAAGCATATCTTTATTGAAAAACCCATAACACATTCCGTTCAAGAAGCGGAAGCCATTAGAACCTTGGCAAGTAAATATCATGTTAAAGGGCAAGTTGGACATGTAGAGCGTTTTAATCCTGCGTTTACGGCGGTAAAGGATTCGATTAACAATCCAATGTTTATTGAAGCACATCGTTTAGCTGAATTTAATCCACGCGGAACGGATGTTCCTGTTGTTTTAGATTTAATGATCCATGATATTGATATTATATTAAGTGTGGTGGACTCAGAAGTTAAAAATGTATATGCAAGTGGAGTTTCAGTTATTAGTGAAACACCAGATATTGCGAATGCTCGAATTGAATTTGAAAACGGATGTGTTGCCAATTTGACGGCAAGTAGAATTTCCTTAAAAAATATGCGTAAAGCACGATTTTTTCAAAAAGACGC
The nucleotide sequence above comes from Aureibaculum algae. Encoded proteins:
- the rlmH gene encoding 23S rRNA (pseudouridine(1915)-N(3))-methyltransferase RlmH, which translates into the protein MKIKLLAIGKTDDKNLIALITMYQKRLKHYINFDLEIIPDIKKAKNLTENQQKEKEGELILQQLSPTDVLVLLDEKGQEFRSIQFSKFLQKKMNSGIKQLVLVIGGPYGFSDAVYQKAQGKIALSKMTFSHQMIRLFVVEQLYRAFTILKNEPYHHE
- the nadC gene encoding carboxylating nicotinate-nucleotide diphosphorylase, with translation MITEQQFNTELDLIIKNAIREDVGDGDHSSLACIPFSAKGKAKLLVKDEGVIAGVEFAKMVFNHVDSNLKVETLIEDGSHVKYGDIVFYVEGSSQSILKAERLVLNAMQRMSAIATKTKSFADLLEGTKTKILDTRKTTPGIRALEKWAVKIGGGENHRFALYDMIMLKDNHIDFAGGITKAINKTIQYLNDTNRDLKIIVEARNLQEIEEILQSDAVYRILIDNFNYDDTRKAVALIGDKCLTESSGGINENTLRNYADCGVDYISSGALTHSVYNMDLSLKAI
- a CDS encoding DUF4139 domain-containing protein, producing the protein MRHIFITLFMLASLTTFSQTLVSSKINTVKVFKKNAEIQRETSANLHSGNQEIVLTNISPYINPNSLQVQLTNGNDVTLLSAKYQRNYLIEKKDNPEIEQLKITLETKRDELLWINDQRAIYKGMEEILGANKDLGGGNASFTPTQVINLVNSYKEKQLEIKKELIKLTKQELVINKEYTQTQNQLNELNSASSSSPTGNIVLQLTSKKATNTKIKFTYIVSNAGWTPLYDLRSNGIENNVQLKYKANVFQSTNIDWKDADLTISTGNPVQNNDRPILSPLYASVYVPAPPIMYDESDNLEEIVASPIEGQMNMLSKSSSKRIEEKFDDGYNYNTQVDENQLSTEFKIQNKQTIKSDGKEQILPLESYELDTEYVYHTVPKKDKGVYLLAKISNWGKYNLVSGAANLFFEGAYVGKSYINTNVTSEELFLSLGRDNNINVSRESLQEYTSSKFVGSNKKETFGYEITVKNKKNIKIDIEILDQIPVSRNKSIEVELLEKSNAEFDAEIGKLLWKLTLNPGASKTVKLNYSVKYPKKETVTGIK
- a CDS encoding protein-L-isoaspartate(D-aspartate) O-methyltransferase translates to MRIFIYFGKIMRQDNPKHKGLRNQLVKTVKSKGIKDKNVLDAISKIPRHLFMDSGFIDFAYQDKAFPIAADQTISQPYTVAFQTELLQIEPKDKVLEIGTGSGYQTAVLVDLKAEVYSIERQKELFEKTKKFLPKVGYVAKKLKYGDGYKGWPEFAPFDKIIVTAGAPFVPKPLLSQLKIGGRLVIPVGDDVQVMTLFIRNSEKEFEKHEFGDFRFVPMLKESAK
- a CDS encoding Gfo/Idh/MocA family oxidoreductase, which codes for MLKVGVLGAGHLGKIHLKLLQESKEYDLVGFYDADIENAKKVSEEFGYKFFPTVTELIDVVEVIDIVTPTLSHFNCAEEAITKGKHIFIEKPITHSVQEAEAIRTLASKYHVKGQVGHVERFNPAFTAVKDSINNPMFIEAHRLAEFNPRGTDVPVVLDLMIHDIDIILSVVDSEVKNVYASGVSVISETPDIANARIEFENGCVANLTASRISLKNMRKARFFQKDAYISVDFLEKKSEVVRMKDVPENPDEFAMILQNAEGVKKQIYFENPDVEPNNAILDELETFAQAICNDTRPVVSLGQGAKALRVAQMIIDSF